Sequence from the Lebetimonas natsushimae genome:
GAAATGAAATTTAACTGGAAATTCTAAGTTGAACTTCTCTCTTTTTTTCTTTCTTCTTCTTTTTTTAACGGCTTGTTTAAATATCCCGACTCCTGAACAAAGATTTCATACTGCTGAAAATTGGTGTTAATTTGAAAAGAAATTAGATATAGTTATTTATTTTTAAATAATTAATTATTTTTTTAACAGATTCTTCAATATTTTCTTCCAGTGTTTTTATATGAATTGTGGGATTAACAGGTTTTTCATAAGGAGAGTTTATACCGGTAAAATTTTTTATTTCACCTCTCATTGCTTTTTTATATAATCCTTTCGGATCTCTTTTTACACATTCTGCAAAAGGGGTATCTATAAAAATTTCTATAAAATCCCTCTCTCCTATAATTTCTTTTGCCTTTTGTCTGTCTTTTATAAAAGGTGAAATAAAAGCAGTTAAAGTAATAATGCCAGCATCTACAAAAAGTTTTGAAAGTTCTGCTATTCTTCTTATATTTTCACTTCTGTCTTTTTCACTAAATCCTAAATCCTTATTTAGTCCATGTCTTATGTTATCTCCATCAAGCAAATATGTATGAAAACCTAATTTATTTAATTGATTTTCAACTTCATTAGCTATAGTGCTTTTACCACTGCCTGAAAGTCCGGTAAACCATAAGACACAACCTCTCTGGTTTTTTATTTTTTCTCTTTTTTTTCTACTTACTTTATGTGGATGAATAATAATATTATGATTCATTTTCTAATTCCTCAATGCTTTTACAACACCATTCAGGGAAATGTTCTCTTATAAACTTATTAAGGGCTATTTCACTTTCTGTATAAATCCTTTTTTTAATATGTTTAGTAGATTCTCCTACTATCATTCCAGCTGCTACTGTATTATTTGTTATTTTATCTATTAAAATAAATGCTCCCGTGCCTATGTTATTTTCATATAAATCAAATGCTATTTTTTCGCTCAAATCTATTTGAACTCTTGCAATGTCATTTAAATTAAGTGTTTTAGTTTCCAATTTTTCCCAAGTATTTACATCTTTTTTAAATAAAATTTTAGAAACAACGGCATTTGTTTCTTTTGTATAAATTTTTAAGACATATTCTTTGTTTTTAAAAGATTCTTCATCCATCCATACAAGAAAAGCTTCAAAAGAATCATTAAAAAGCGGTTCCTTTTCTCCTTCTTTCATTATTAAATCACCTCTGCTGATATCAATTTCATCATTTAACGTTAATGTTATTGCCATTGGAGCAAAAGCATTTTTTAGTAATTTTTCTTCCTGTTTAACTTCTTTTTCAGGATTAACAGGGGGAATTATTTCTTTAATAGTAGAATTTTTCATTGACGGATATACTTTTATTTTATCGCCTGTATTTATTTCACCGCTTGATATAGTTCCGCAAAATCCCCTAAAATCAAGGTTTGGTCTATTAACATACTGAACAGGATATCTGAAATATTTAAAATTATTTTTTAAAATTTTTACTGAGTCTAAATATTTTAAAAGAGGTTTTCCTTTATACCAAGACATATTTTTTGAATTTTGCACAACATTGTCCCCTTTTAGGGCGCTTATCGGAATAAATTCTATTTCAGCATTATAAGTTTTATAAGGCAGAGAGTGTCTTAAATCTTCAAACATTTTTTTATAATCTCTTACTATCTTTTCAAATCTTTCTTTGCTGTAATTGACCAAATCCATTTTATTAACCGCAACAACTATATTTCTGATTCCAAGGAGTGTAACTAAAAATGAGTGTCTTCTTGTCTGGGTTAAAACACCTTTTCTTGCATCTATTAAAATAACAGCTAAATCCGCCGTACTGGCTCCTGTCACCATATTTCTTGTATATTGTTCATGTCCGGGGGTGTCTGCTATAATATATTTTCTTTTATCTGTTGAAAAAAATCTGTATGCAACGTCTATTGTTATTCCCTGTTCCCTTTCACTTTGAAGCCCATCTACCAATAATGCAAAATCTATTTCTTCATTTTCAACAGTACCATATTTTTTGCTTTCCTGTTTTAGCTGGGCAATCTGGTCTTCAAATATCATTTTAGAATCATATAAAAGCCTACCGATTAATGTGGATTTACCGCCATCCACACTTCCACATGTTATAAACCTGAGCATTTCTTTGTTTTCGTGCTCTTTCAGATAATTTTCAATATTATTTTTTATTTTCATTAAAAATAACCTTCTATTTTTTTCTTTTCCATACTGCCTTCCTGGTCTTTATCTATAAGTCTTCCTTCCCTCTCACTGGTTCTGCTTAAAAGCATTTCTTCTATAATTTTAGGCAGTGTATCAGCTTTTGAATTTATAGCACCTGTTAAGGGGTAACATCCGAGGGTCCTGAATCTTACTTTTTCCATTTTGGCTTTTTTTCTCAGTTCTTCTGGCATTCTCTCATCATCCACCATTATTTTGGTACCTTCATATTCCACCACCGGTCTTTCTTTGGCAAAATAAAGAGGAACTATTGGAATATTCTCTAAATATATATATTGCCAGATATCAAGCTCTGTCCAATTGCTTAAAGGAAAAACCCTGACACTTTCACCTTTATGAATATGGGTATTGTATAAATTCCAAAGTTCCGGTCTTTGGTTTTTTGGATCCCATCTGTGATTTTTATCCCTGAAACTAAATATTCTCTCTTTTGCTCTGCTTTTTTCTTCATCTCTTCTAGCACCGCCTATTACTGCATCAAATCCGTATTTATTCAAAGCCTGTTTAAGCCCCTGGGTTTTCATTATATCTGTATGAATTTTACTTCCGTGAATAAAAGGATTGATATTCATCTCAATCCCTTCAGGATTTGTATAAACTATCAAATCAAGTCCCAATTTATTAACTCTTTTGTCACGAAATTCTATCATTTCTTTAAATTTCCATAAAGTATCCACATGCAGAAGCGGAAAAGGAGGTTTTCCAGGGTAAAAAGCTTTCATTGCCAAATGAAGCATCACGGAAGAATCTTTTCCTATGCTATATAACATTACAGGATTAGAAAAATTTGCTGCTACTTCTCTTAAAATATATATACTTTCAGCTTCAAGCTGTTTTAGATGGGTGATAAATTTCACAAAACTCCTTTAATGTTTGGAAGATTTAAAAAAACTGTTAAATTCATATATTTTTTAAATTAAGATATTTTATCAAAAATATTTTTTTTACATAAAATAATAAATTTTATTAAAATAAAATAATATAGTACAAAACTGTATAAACAAAAAAGTAACAATTTGTTAAATTCGTTTTTTTAAGATAATTAATAATAGTTAATATTGATTTAATTAAAATTATATGTTATACTGACAATAATTAAGTAAAGTTTAAATTCTTCTCCGCACAGTTGCTCCATCGCTAATAAAAGGAGAAAAAAATGAGACCTCAAAAATTCATGTTAAGCGCTGTTGCAGTTGCAGCAATTGTTTCTGTTTCAAATGCTCGACCTGTTAATTCGGATATTGTTATAGATGATGTAAATACAACAGGTGTTGAATTAAACTCTTCTAAAAATGTTACTGTTACCAATACCGGTGCGATAGAAATTAATGAAACAAATCCAAATCCTTTTGCGATACATGTTAAAGATACAAATTTTACTGATAACATTACAAATGAAGGTAAAATTGAAGTAAATAAAACCAATGATGTAAATTATTCAGGTGGAATTGTAATTGATGAAACAAATAAAGGAAATATTACAAATGACAATTTAATACAAATAAACAGTGATGCAAATTATAGTGTAGGTATTTATACAGGAGAGAATGAAGGGAATATTACAAATAACGGTGATATTGTTATTCAGGAAAACAATAGCAGTATAGGTAAGCTAAATGCACTGGGTATTATGGCGGAGAGTAATACGGGAAATATTGTAAATAACGGTAATATTGAAATAAATACAACCACGAAAAACGGTGATGATTATTATGCAGTAGGAATTTTAGTAACAGACAACAATACTTCAAATCCTATCATCAATAAAGGAAATATAACTGTAACAAATAATAATTCTCTTGGAGAAGCCGACGGTATTGCTTCAATAAATTCCGAAAAAACGAATATAATAAATGAAGGGAATATTACTTCATCAAAGGTCGGTATAGCTGTTGATGAAAATTATAAATTAAATACAATGGATACCGATATTACCAATTCAGGAAATATATATTCTAATGATACCGGTATTTATGTAAGTCATGATACTCATACATCAAGTATAATTAATATTACAAATTCAGGGGATTTGAATTCTGGCAATCATTACGGAATATTTGCCGAATCCGATACTTCAGATGGAAATTCATCAGTTGAAATTAACAATACAGGTAAAATTATTTCTTACGATGATGCAATTCATGCATATTCCAATAGTGGTAACAATGGAAATGCAAGAGTAAATATTCAAAATACAGAGGATTTGAATTCTGACGGTCATTACGGAATATATGCTAAATCCAATACTTCAGATGGAAATTCATCAGTTGAAATTAACAATACAGGTAAAATTATTTCTTACGATGATGCAATTTATGCATATTCCAATAGTGGTAACAGTGGAAATGCAAGAGTAAATATTACAAATTTAGGAAGAATAACTTCTGATGATGATGGAATAAAAATTGACGCAGAAGCAAATTGTAACTATTGTGATAATTATGGGAATGCGACAGTTACAATAACTAACAGTGGAGATATTAATGCTAGTGAAGGAGACGGAATTTATATTAATGCATCAGCTTATGCTTATGGTGCGAATAATCGTGGGAACTCAATAGTTACAATAACTAACAATGGAGACATTAATGCCAGTAAAGGTGATGGAATTTATATTAATGCATCAGCTAATGATTCATATTATTATAATGAAGATGCGGGTGAAGTTTATGGTGGATATAATTATGGAAATACAAAAGTTACAATAACTAACAATGGAGATATTGTTGCTAATAAAGGTGATGGAATTCATATTGAAGCATCAACTGATGCTTCTTATTATGATAATTATGGAAATACAAAAGTTACAATAACTAACAATGGAGATATTGTTGCTAATAAAGGTGATGGAATTCATATTGAAGCATCAACTGATGCTTCTTACTATAATTATGGAAATACAGAAGTTACAATAACAAATAATGGCGATATTGTTGCTAATAAAGGTGATGGAATTCATATTGAAGCATCAACTGATGCTTCTTATTATGATAATTATGGAAATACAAAAGTTACAATAACTAACAATGGAGATATTGTTGCTAATAAAGGTGATGGAATTCATATTGAAGCATCAACTGATGCTTCTTACTATAATTATGGAAATACAGAAGTTACAATAACAAATAATGGCAATATTAATGCTGATGTAGGAATATATACAAAAGCAAAAAGCGGTGAAGGCAGTGTAGCAGTTACAATAACAAACCAAAAATCAATAATGGCAAGTACCGCTTTTGAGATAGATGCCGATGCTATCGCAAATGTAAAAATATTAAATACAGGAAATATTGTTGCCGAAAATGTAATAGACGATTTTTCAGGAAATGTGGCACCACATGAGAGTAAAGTTTTAGAAAACAGAGGATATATAGAGGGGGA
This genomic interval carries:
- the cysC gene encoding adenylyl-sulfate kinase, translating into MNHNIIIHPHKVSRKKREKIKNQRGCVLWFTGLSGSGKSTIANEVENQLNKLGFHTYLLDGDNIRHGLNKDLGFSEKDRSENIRRIAELSKLFVDAGIITLTAFISPFIKDRQKAKEIIGERDFIEIFIDTPFAECVKRDPKGLYKKAMRGEIKNFTGINSPYEKPVNPTIHIKTLEENIEESVKKIINYLKINNYI
- the cysN gene encoding sulfate adenylyltransferase subunit CysN, which codes for MKIKNNIENYLKEHENKEMLRFITCGSVDGGKSTLIGRLLYDSKMIFEDQIAQLKQESKKYGTVENEEIDFALLVDGLQSEREQGITIDVAYRFFSTDKRKYIIADTPGHEQYTRNMVTGASTADLAVILIDARKGVLTQTRRHSFLVTLLGIRNIVVAVNKMDLVNYSKERFEKIVRDYKKMFEDLRHSLPYKTYNAEIEFIPISALKGDNVVQNSKNMSWYKGKPLLKYLDSVKILKNNFKYFRYPVQYVNRPNLDFRGFCGTISSGEINTGDKIKVYPSMKNSTIKEIIPPVNPEKEVKQEEKLLKNAFAPMAITLTLNDEIDISRGDLIMKEGEKEPLFNDSFEAFLVWMDEESFKNKEYVLKIYTKETNAVVSKILFKKDVNTWEKLETKTLNLNDIARVQIDLSEKIAFDLYENNIGTGAFILIDKITNNTVAAGMIVGESTKHIKKRIYTESEIALNKFIREHFPEWCCKSIEELENES
- the cysD gene encoding sulfate adenylyltransferase subunit CysD, which translates into the protein MKFITHLKQLEAESIYILREVAANFSNPVMLYSIGKDSSVMLHLAMKAFYPGKPPFPLLHVDTLWKFKEMIEFRDKRVNKLGLDLIVYTNPEGIEMNINPFIHGSKIHTDIMKTQGLKQALNKYGFDAVIGGARRDEEKSRAKERIFSFRDKNHRWDPKNQRPELWNLYNTHIHKGESVRVFPLSNWTELDIWQYIYLENIPIVPLYFAKERPVVEYEGTKIMVDDERMPEELRKKAKMEKVRFRTLGCYPLTGAINSKADTLPKIIEEMLLSRTSEREGRLIDKDQEGSMEKKKIEGYF
- a CDS encoding beta strand repeat-containing protein, coding for MRPQKFMLSAVAVAAIVSVSNARPVNSDIVIDDVNTTGVELNSSKNVTVTNTGAIEINETNPNPFAIHVKDTNFTDNITNEGKIEVNKTNDVNYSGGIVIDETNKGNITNDNLIQINSDANYSVGIYTGENEGNITNNGDIVIQENNSSIGKLNALGIMAESNTGNIVNNGNIEINTTTKNGDDYYAVGILVTDNNTSNPIINKGNITVTNNNSLGEADGIASINSEKTNIINEGNITSSKVGIAVDENYKLNTMDTDITNSGNIYSNDTGIYVSHDTHTSSIINITNSGDLNSGNHYGIFAESDTSDGNSSVEINNTGKIISYDDAIHAYSNSGNNGNARVNIQNTEDLNSDGHYGIYAKSNTSDGNSSVEINNTGKIISYDDAIYAYSNSGNSGNARVNITNLGRITSDDDGIKIDAEANCNYCDNYGNATVTITNSGDINASEGDGIYINASAYAYGANNRGNSIVTITNNGDINASKGDGIYINASANDSYYYNEDAGEVYGGYNYGNTKVTITNNGDIVANKGDGIHIEASTDASYYDNYGNTKVTITNNGDIVANKGDGIHIEASTDASYYNYGNTEVTITNNGDIVANKGDGIHIEASTDASYYDNYGNTKVTITNNGDIVANKGDGIHIEASTDASYYNYGNTEVTITNNGNINADVGIYTKAKSGEGSVAVTITNQKSIMASTAFEIDADAIANVKILNTGNIVAENVIDDFSGNVAPHESKVLENRGYIEG